The following DNA comes from Erigeron canadensis isolate Cc75 chromosome 3, C_canadensis_v1, whole genome shotgun sequence.
GTACGACTATTTATTTATGTTCCCTTAACTTTTTCATTAATATGCCATAAAATGGCGTCTCCGTGGATAGAAATCGTATGATCTTCGATTATGTTTAACGCATGGTATATTGGTATTCAGTTTGATATTATCCACCAAAAATGTTCATTTTGTTTTCCTTCTTGTTTATTGAGTAACGATTGTATGCTCTTGTTGCCGAAGAAAATGGCTCAAAGAGAGCCAAAAACGACGATATGTTGTGATGAAATATTATTTAAGTGAGATACCAGATGCTCCATCATCTATACACTATAGACATAAGACACTGTCAGAAAATATTATATAGTAACAATTCATATATTATTCTAGTAGCTATATGTATCTTTAAACCTCCCCTAGCTTATATATAATCCTTGAAGTTGCCCTGTTAAGGATAGTTGCTTGTGTCTTTTTTGTTCCTATTACATTCCTGTACCATATTTTGATCTTCTACACATTCGGATGTCTCTATCCTTGAAGTTTCTTCTTCATTCACATTTGTGGCTACAATGCTTTCATCTCTGATAATAGAATCATTCACTCTATGAGTAGCGTTCTTTGCCTGCAATtccaaaaaattaaacaagCATAACAATATTTTTTCTGAGACATAAAACATAAGATAAGTCGGATAGGTACATACTTGGCTTTCCCAGTTAGTGCGTAATGTTAAAATAGAAAGGGAAAGCCCTTGTGCGATTAATGCTGCAATGATCCCCAACCAAAGTCCCTGCATAAATATTAGAGAAAACTACTTAGAGAATGTTTCAAATGATTCGTGTTAATCAGAATAAAATGCAAATGTCCTTGCCTTTCCTCCcaaatgaaatgcaaaagcaaataagacAGCCAAAGGAATTCCGATAAGATAATAAGATCCCAAATTGACAATTGCACCAATCTTTTGGCGTCCGCTTCCTCTAACAGCACCTAGCAATTTGAAATCAAGATGTAGTATTTGTAATTTGAAAGGAACTAATGTTAATgcagtataaaagtatagataataCTTGTGGTTATATATGCTGACACTGACACCATTCATAATCcgtaagtatatttttataaaaaagaatagcccggttaaaagttacatggaaaaattgtctaaaatgcccttaaCGATTAAATCACACTATCAgtgttttatcttttaaaacattttcattaaccctttacatcaattacttttacactgattatcTACCCAACTTGTTGCCGCCTCTACCACTAACAGTCGCCGCCACCAGTtaaccaccacaccgtcgccgccgcCGCCATGACGACTGACGCATTGCGCATGTACCATGTAGTTGATACTCAATATTAAAGCACGCAAATAATTCATGGACTGGATATAATTACCTGAAAGCACAGATTGGATGCCTTCAATAAAATGAGATCCTGCAACAAGCAGCAGCATCTGTCCTGTGTAACTCACAACTTCTTTGTCACTGCTATAACAATAACCCCATAACTTTCGTCCTGAAATCAGTATTATTGCACCAAATAGACCTTCAGTCACCGTAGAAAACATAGAAACATGTATTGCTACACGTGCTGCTTGTGCCCGTCCAGCACCTAATTCATTTGAAACCCTTACACTGCAAACAATAAGGAACAaatgtaattaaataaaacaaactcgACATCCAATAGCTTTAAATGCTCAAAATCACCTTGTTGCATCGCCTAGACCAAGAGGAACTTGGTACATCATTGTGGCTATGTTCAAGCTGTCACAGAGATGATTTATTAGCCAATCTATAACGACCTagctaatatataataaagaactCAAATGTTTGCGTAGCAGAGATCGATTAACCTTATAGAAAGAACTGAAGCTTCAAACTGTGGATTAGGAAGAAGACCAGACAGCAACACCATCAACTGAAATGACCATATCTCTAAGCTGATGAAACATGTAAACAACGACAAGTTTTTCAGTAAGGGTTGATACGAAAGGCAAAACATTCTTTAATGTTAATGGAAAGTTACTTTTGGATCTTATGTAAACAAATAAAGGTAGTATTCTGGCCCATTGATACTGGGTTTAGTGAGAGCTCAAAAGCTTTTGTAAACATATGTCATTAAGgaataaacaatatttttaatggCAGATCCTTATAACATGTATAAGAAGGTTATACGTTGCATATAAAAAATCCACCGCCTTAATATTATGATAAAAGTACAACAGTTTTATGCACACACATAGAATTGTCATTAGAAAAAGTTAGTAAGTAAACCCAATGTTGTCTTATACGgattttgggtcccaataccgtcttcgacggtatACGGGGGAGATTGGGATGTAGATAACCTTACCTGGGGTGGCCAGACGGCTTCCATAGTCCTAAGAAATGtaaaattaaactttaataTTCAATTATATTAGTCTGGGGTTGCCAATTTAccttaaactaaataaatacatgaAAGTAGCTAGTACTAAAAATAGAGAGTTTTATAAACATTGTGGGGTTGCCATTGGCCACCACATAGCTGTTCCACTGACTCTACCTAAGGTAGAGAGACCTCTTCAAGGTtttaccaaaggtagaaaagtaCCTCCAGCCTAGGTGGGAATGAGAATCGAACCCTTGACTCGAACCCTTGACTTCTGTTAACAAAACTCATAAACAAAtacgaaaaaaaataatctagaACCTTTACTAGCTAGCATTACCAGATCATGATTGCAGAAGGAACTGCAAGCTTCAAATATGTTGGAATCTTAAGGAAAGCCTCTTTTGAGAAGCCAGTCCAAGTCTTCTTACACGAAGGTGAAACACGAACATAAACCGATAAGAACATCACATTAATCCAAAGAGAAATTGCATTAGCCAATGCTGCGCCTTTACTTCCCAACCCAAATTTGAATACCATAATCCAACATAGTAAAACATGAAGTGAAGTCGTTATTCCAGTGGTTAACATCATAGGAATAACATTGTTTTGAGATTGTAGAAAACGAACAAGGCATTGAAGTAATGCATCTGCAAAAAGACAAGGAATCAAATATCTTGCGTATAACCCGGCTTCAGCTGAGATTTCTGGATCTTGCCTTAAGAACACAAGCAAATTTTCTGCATAAAACCACATGACCGCGAGAGGAAGACTAACTGATGAAAGAACAATCATCGCTCTTTGCATATGAATTCCTAACAAGTGATACTGTGCTGCTCCAAAAGATTGACCACAAAATGTTTCTAGAGCAGTAGACAGTCCAACCTACTCACCACTGAGATGAAATAAGAGGAAAAGCAAgcgacaaaaaaaaatgataataaaataaaataaataaaccaaCCATTAAACTTAAACCAGTGACAGAAGCAAAAGAAGTTGCCACTGAAGCACCAGAGAGAGCCAGCTTTCCCAAATGACCAACAAACACTAGTGAAATCATTGATGACGCACAGACCAACAGATTCACAATAATCAAAGGCCCTGCTAAGTATAACAGTTTCTTGAATTCACACAATATTTGCTTTTTGCTATAGGATGTCATCCTCTTTTCTGATTTTTGACCCAAATGAGGTATGTGAAGCTCTAGCAGTCGATGTCACCTTTAGCACCTGGTTGTTACTCGTATTATAAATATCTATTGCATTTATTTGTATGGCGGGGCCATTTTGTTTGCTATTTCTTTCATTGTAGAAAAGTACGTTGATAACAagtttcataaataaaatattgaaaagtttATTAGAAAACCGGAATTTCGTATTTCTTATCTCTATCTATCTACTAATAAAGCTAAAACAGAATCGTAGCATTTTCAAATGACCGCGTAACGCTATATTAAAACGATAAGTGTCATTttaaatatctatactactataaaAATTATCCCACTATTCTGAAAAGTTTAGAACTTTGGaac
Coding sequences within:
- the LOC122593188 gene encoding protein DETOXIFICATION 17-like, encoding MTSYSKKQILCEFKKLLYLAGPLIIVNLLVCASSMISLVFVGHLGKLALSGASVATSFASVTGLSLMVGLSTALETFCGQSFGAAQYHLLGIHMQRAMIVLSSVSLPLAVMWFYAENLLVFLRQDPEISAEAGLYARYLIPCLFADALLQCLVRFLQSQNNVIPMMLTTGITTSLHVLLCWIMVFKFGLGSKGAALANAISLWINVMFLSVYVRVSPSCKKTWTGFSKEAFLKIPTYLKLAVPSAIMICLEIWSFQLMVLLSGLLPNPQFEASVLSISLNIATMMYQVPLGLGDATSVRVSNELGAGRAQAARVAIHVSMFSTVTEGLFGAIILISGRKLWGYCYSSDKEVVSYTGQMLLLVAGSHFIEGIQSVLSGAVRGSGRQKIGAIVNLGSYYLIGIPLAVLFAFAFHLGGKGLWLGIIAALIAQGLSLSILTLRTNWESQAKNATHRVNDSIIRDESIVATNVNEEETSRIETSECVEDQNMVQECNRNKKDTSNYP